A window of Phycisphaerae bacterium genomic DNA:
ATTCCCATCGCCTGCATAACCGCTTCGGAGTTGGCTCTAATTTCTTCGTGATACTTTGCGCTCTCGGCGGCGTCGTTTTCGCAGATAACAACCTGCTCGACTTTATCGAACTGGTGGATTCTATATAGGCCGTAAGTATCTTTGCCTGCGGCGCCGGCTTCTCTGCGGTAACAGGTGCTCATGCCGACAAATTTCTGCGGGAGTTTTTCATGCGGCAGAATTTCGCCCATATAATAAGCGGTCAGCGGCACTTCTGCGGTGCCGGCGAGATTTAATTCATCGCGTTCCATTCGATAAGTCTGCTCTTCTGCGCCGGGATAGTAGCCTGTGCCTGCCATCGCTTCGTTTTTCATCAGCATCGGCACAGAAAACGGCACATAACCCTTATTGACCATATAATCCATCACGAAACGAAGAATTGCCCAGTGCAGCATCGCGCCGGCGCCCTTTAAAAAATAATTCCTCGTTCCGGCGAGTCTTACGGCTCTTTCGACATCAATTATATCAAGAGCCATACCGAGCTGAATATGGTCCTTAGGCTCAAAATCGAATTGGCGAATCTGACCCCATTTGGCGATCTCTACATTTTCCGTATCGTCTTTGCCGAACGGTACATCATCGTCGGCAGGCTGAGGAACCTGCAGCATCAGTTCGTCGAATTCGGGCTGGAAATTTTTAATCTGCTCGTTGATCGCAGCTTCCTCATTTTTAAATTCGGCAAGTTTATTTATCAGTTTTTGCTTTTCATCGCCGGAAAGTTTTGGGATGGATTTGCCCAGCGTATTTTTTTCGGTGGTTATTTCCTGCAGGCGTGTCTTTACTTTTCGCAGGTCGCCGTCAATCTGAAGCAGGCGGTCGATATCGACGTAAAAATTTTTCGCACGGCAGGCATTTTTAAACGGTTCGGTGTTCTCACGGATTGTTTTTATATCTATCATTGGTTAAATCTTTTCACTATGACTACGTTGTTTTGGCCGCCAAAGCCAAAAGATTCCTTTAATACGATATCGACATCCGCTTTCCGCGGCTTATTCGGCACATAATCCAAATCGAGATTCGGGTCAGGGTCGTTGAGATTTGTCGTCGGCGGCAAAATACCATTCCGAATCGCAAGGATACAGGTAATCAGTTCCGCTGCACCGGCTGCTCCAATTAAATGTCCCATCATACTCTTGATACTGCTGACGGGAGTATTTTTCGCCTCTTCCTTAAAGACAGTTTTTATCGCAAGGGTCTCAATGGAATCGTTTTCAGAAGTACTCGTGCCGTGAGTACTTATATAGTCTATATCTTTATAAGATAATTTCGCGTCTTTCAAAGCGGCTTCCATTGCCAGAACTGCTCCGCGGGCTTCTTCGTGCATATCGGTTACACGGAAAGCGTCGCTGCTGCTGCCGTAGCCGATGACTTCGGCGAGGATTTCAACGCCGCGTTTCTTTGCCGATTCGAGCGTTTCAAGAATAACAATCGCGGCGCCTTCGCCGATAACGAAGCCGTCTCTGCTTGCGCTGAACGGACGCGACGCGGTTTCGATGCTATCGTTTCTCGTCGAAAGGGCGGTAAGACGATTAAAGCCCATAATGCCCAGCGGATGTATCATCGAATGTGCGCCGCCGGCAATCATTACATCGGCCTGGCCGGACTGAAGTATTCTGAACGCTTCGCCGACTGCCTGCGTACTCGCCGCACAGGCTGTAAGACAGCTTCTGATTGGTCCACGGGCACCGGTCAGCATAGAAACGTGAGCAGCGGGCATATTCGGTTCCTGTTCAAGCTCACGATAAGCCTGCATTTTACCGAAAGCGACAGCGGCCCATTTGGACCAGTCCATCTTTGCGGCAGCGTCGTCCCAGCCCTGAACGATAGCGTTAAAGAAATTTTCATTATCGACAGAGCCTTCGCCTGCGCCGAGATATACGCCGATTCTCCTGCGGTCGATGCCGTCACCGGGATTCTCTGTTTCGATATTGATTTTCGCCTGCTTGGCGGCCTGGGCAACTGCGCCGACTACAAATTTGCTGTGGCGATTGCCTTCTTTATGAAGCCGGGGATTTTTTGTGTATTTTGCAACATCGTAATTTTTGACTTCCGCGCAGAATTTTGTCGGATATGTCGATGCGTCAAAAATCGTAGTTGTATTTATGCCGCTGCGGCAATTGAGAATGTTATCCCACATTGTCGGGACATCGTTGCCGAGCGGGCAAACTATTCCCATTCCTGTTATGACAACACGATTTTTATTTTTCTCATTCATATTTTTTCAGCACAATCGCTGCGGTCTGGCCGCCATAAGTATAACTTGTGCAGAGAACATAATTAATTTTTTTCTTAATCTGTTCTTTCACAATATTC
This region includes:
- a CDS encoding beta-ketoacyl-[acyl-carrier-protein] synthase family protein — translated: MNEKNKNRVVITGMGIVCPLGNDVPTMWDNILNCRSGINTTTIFDASTYPTKFCAEVKNYDVAKYTKNPRLHKEGNRHSKFVVGAVAQAAKQAKINIETENPGDGIDRRRIGVYLGAGEGSVDNENFFNAIVQGWDDAAAKMDWSKWAAVAFGKMQAYRELEQEPNMPAAHVSMLTGARGPIRSCLTACAASTQAVGEAFRILQSGQADVMIAGGAHSMIHPLGIMGFNRLTALSTRNDSIETASRPFSASRDGFVIGEGAAIVILETLESAKKRGVEILAEVIGYGSSSDAFRVTDMHEEARGAVLAMEAALKDAKLSYKDIDYISTHGTSTSENDSIETLAIKTVFKEEAKNTPVSSIKSMMGHLIGAAGAAELITCILAIRNGILPPTTNLNDPDPNLDLDYVPNKPRKADVDIVLKESFGFGGQNNVVIVKRFNQ
- the serS gene encoding serine--tRNA ligase; its protein translation is MIDIKTIRENTEPFKNACRAKNFYVDIDRLLQIDGDLRKVKTRLQEITTEKNTLGKSIPKLSGDEKQKLINKLAEFKNEEAAINEQIKNFQPEFDELMLQVPQPADDDVPFGKDDTENVEIAKWGQIRQFDFEPKDHIQLGMALDIIDVERAVRLAGTRNYFLKGAGAMLHWAILRFVMDYMVNKGYVPFSVPMLMKNEAMAGTGYYPGAEEQTYRMERDELNLAGTAEVPLTAYYMGEILPHEKLPQKFVGMSTCYRREAGAAGKDTYGLYRIHQFDKVEQVVICENDAAESAKYHEEIRANSEAVMQAMGIPYRVVKVCTGDLGRGQAKKYDIEAWMPSRKNYGETHSASKFYDFQARRLNLRYKDNKTKKNLFCHTLNNTVIASPRILIPVLELNQNADGSVNVPKVLQPYMNGMEKITK